Within Fusarium fujikuroi IMI 58289 draft genome, chromosome FFUJ_chr08, the genomic segment CGCATAATCGCCCCGGTGCCGGATTGCACGGCCGATACTCTGATTAACTGCCCGCATACAAGCGTTTTCGTAGAAGTCTCTCGCTGTCTGTTTGCCTCTACTTATAGCCTCTTCTTTCGCTACGCCCTGTGCCGTAAGATTGTTCTGTGTTGTTGTCTCGATGTACTCGATTTTTGCTTTCCAATCTGGCGATGCGATGTTGGGATAGGGCAATCCGATTACTATGACGCATCGACCGAGACGGTCGGAGAAGTTGATGCCTTCTGACATCTTACCTCCTACGacgctgagaagaagagcaccCTTTCCGTTGCTCTGCTCGCCGAGGATGGCGTCGGAATATTCTTGGAGGACTTCGTCGCTTGACGCGCCTCTCGACTCTTTGAAGAGTGCTTTTCGTGCTGCCAATCGATCCCAGATTGGCTGTGCGTTTCCTTGACTCTTTTGCCAGACAGCTACCACTTCGTCAAGATATCCATAACTGGGGAAGAATATAACTACACCATCTGGGACTAAGGAGCAGAGGTTCAGAATGGCAAGACCCAGCTGCGTTATCATTTCTGTGTCGCCTCGCTTCTGGAAGCTGAACTCAAAGGGTGGTGCCCCAGGTCTTGACGAGGCCAGCGTCCAGACACAGAGGTTCTCGGGCGGAATGACATGTCCACAGCTAAGAGTGGTGATTTTTTCTGGTTCCAATGAAGGGAACAGATGGTCTTTGTAATCATCAAATGGAGACATTGTGCCTCCTGCGAGCACAACTGCTCTAGCACTCGACGCGATAGATGAGAATGCGTAGGTTGGCGATAAAAGTAAGTAAGAAAGCTGTATGTCAGGGGTTGGCCCCTTGATCTTTTGATAGAATATTCGACCTTCGGAGCTGAGATTTGTGAAGGCGATGAGGAAGGATACTAGGGTGTGAAGGACTGGTgaacttggtcttggtgttttaGAGTTTGTATCCTCACTCTCGACATGGGATATGTAACTTTCGATCTTGAAGGCGAGCTTCGACTCTTGGATGTACTGAATGAGCTCAAACATATTGATCTGGTCAATTCCTTTGGGCCGGGTTAAGTCGTTGGGATCCACGATACCGTGTTCTTGCTGTGAAGACGTTAGTTGTTACTTCACCTGTAATGGACGTAGACtgaccttgaacttgagTGCGCTGTCCATCCACTCGCTAAGGCCATCAATGACTCTTCCCACTCTCCCAACATTGACTCGGTTGAcgcccttgagcttcttgccaaaCTTCTTCACGTAAACACCCAACATGGCTCGTCCTCTTCGCAGATCGCTCAGCTTAATCTCAGCCGCATGCACATTTGCCACCGCATCCATGATATTATGCGCCTCGTCGATAATAACAACACTGCCCTCCAGCTTGACGCCAAGCGCATCTCTGGCACTTTTCTGTAACAACAAAGGGTACGGAAGTGTGATAATCTCGGCGCCTGGCAAGGCCGTTCGCGATGCGTAATATGGACAGACAGAAAGTGATTTGCCAAGTTGATGAAGGTCCTCAATATCTGGCAGTGTAGCTAAAGCTGAGTCGCGGAATTGGTGTGTCTGAGAAAGCAGATCTTCTTTGGGGACGAAGGGACATTTCTGTCCTGACTTTGGCTGTTGAAGTTCTGAGCACCTGTCGTTTATAGCCTGGACGGACCCCAGGCGTGAGACAGTGGGATTGATGCATAATCTCTGCCGAGAGGATAATGGTAGAAGCTTCACTGCTTCTGTCTTCGTCTCTTCGCCCTTGGCGAGCGACGTTGGCAGTGAGGGTGGAAATGAGGGGCGACGAAGTTCGGTGATGAATTGCGAAAGTTGAGAATGCGTTCTTGACGTATAATAGATCTACTAATGTTACTACTCGTACTTTACGGTTCATCGAAGATGTTCGCACCTTGATTTCCTCCTCCAAaagatcatcttcctcctcaggctTCTTCGCCCCTCCCAAGCCGATACTCGCAAGGACTTCTCGTGTCTCTCTACTCAAGCCAGACAGCGCATCCTGAGGTCCAGCATCGCGATTATCAGGGTCATCAAGCAACCactcggcatcttcatcttctacGCGCGATCTACTGGGTACGAGGTCTTCAACTCGGCGACGCTTACGGGCGCGTTCTTCTTGTGCCTTTTCTTTCAGACGAAGGGTCTCAAGACGCTTCTCCCGCTCTTCCCAGCGCGTGACGAGCTCTTCGCGCTTGCGCCGTAGAAGCTGCTCAACGAGCCATGATGGTTCATCCTTATAAGCTTCCGCTGATTCTTGGATTGATGCTTCGAATTGGTTGGATTTGCGGTTGCGAAGCCATGTTAGTGAGGCACAGATCAGTGAAAGTGACTTCCCCTATTCAATGTTAGTATCTCTGATAGGATAGCGTATTGTAGACTCAAAGCTAATCAATACATCGTCGAGATATCTGCCTTGGCAATTTCAGGCACTTACTGTACCAGTTGGGCTCTCTAGAATGCCAACTTGCCCGTTACCAGTCTCTAAAACATCGTAGACAGCCTTCATAAACTGCTCTTGAACATCATAAGGTGTATACGGATGATGAAAGTCCAGCTTTTCAAGATCTTGCGTGACTTTTTCCACTTCGGAATGCGCCATCTTGATCAATTAACATCAGCTGTCAATGGATTGAATACCAGAGCCACCGCGCTTCAGGCGCGTCTCAAAGCATCAGTTACCCTTGAGTTCATCATTGGTGGGTCTTCACCGAGACTCACCACGGTCAATCCACGAAATCACCTGACACGCTAAAATTGGAAAGACCGCAAGTCGGCCCCGCTTTCCCACAGCAATTTTCTTAGGGTTGCTTTGCCCTCGTCTGGATTTTCGGCTCTTGCTAGTTTTACAGGATATCACCCTCCATTTCGAAGTTTCGACTGTGAACATTCGGACAAGTCGACAACCACAGCCGTCACCATGCCTACCCGTACTTCAAAGACCCGCAAGCAGTATGTCCTCATCCCCCTCGCCGTCGACGAGGTTGGTCGTTGAGAGAGACCGCGTCCGTTCCTGTTTTCCCTCAGGAAAATCAGAGATAGACCGCTGGAGCTCACAATAATCGCCCTTTGTCGGCGGCTGCTCTCGAACCCGACGAGATCAAAAACGATGTTATACCGAACTTGAGATGGACTGACTTGTTATTCAGCCGCGGTCACGTTTCCGCCGGTAAGGGACGTGTCGGAAAGCACCGCAAGCACCCCGGTGGTCGTGGTCTTGCTGGTGGtcagcaccaccaccgtACCAACATGGACAAGGTTCGACAGCACGATTGAAGCGAAGACTTGGACGAGGTTTTGGCTAACTCTATGACAGTACCATCCCGGTTACTTCGGTAAGGTTGGTATGCGATACTTCCACAAGCAGCCCAACCACTTCTGGAagcccatcatcaacctcgacaagCTGTGGTCTCTCGTCCCCCAGGAGACCCGTGACGCCTACGTCTCCGGCGAGAAAAAGGATACCGTCCCcgtcctcgacctcctccCCCTCGGCTACTCCAAGGTTCTCGGCAAGGGCCGTCTCCCCGAGATCCCTCTCGTCGTCCGCGCCCGCTGGGTCAGCCGCCTTGCtgagcagaagatcaagcagGCCGGTGGTgtcgttgagcttgtcgcTTAAGCAAGCAACTGTTCTCTAAATGTTGTGCTTGCTTAGGAGTCGGTTGGGCTTGTATGGGAATTTTCgcaaaaggaaaaaaagaatcTCCAACCCGCGAACAACGGGCAATGGATGACAGGTCTCCTGTAAGCAGGGACCTAGGTCGGTCGGCTTCGGGCATTGCATCAGGGACTCTTGCAAGGAGTTAACGAAATAAAAATCGATTTTCGCCCACGATTATGAATGACAAAACTTTTTAATACAATGTGATCGTGCCACTGGTGTCCTTGTACCTGTTCCCGGTGAGACGTTTGTAACACTGGGTATCAGTCATGTTGGGCTATGTACCAGATATCTAGCCAACCACTTCCATAACACCATACTCAAATCAACGCCTTCCATGCTTCTATGTTTACATTAGTGATACAGAATTGTTTAATGCCCCGCCATTCCTTGCTCGTTCTCTTGCCTCTCGGCTTCAATGTCgcccaagagaagaaaatcgTGGTTCAATGCTTCCGCGGCCGTTATTCTCCTGCCAGGATCCAGCTCCATACACCATTCGAGGAAGTTAATGGCCAACTTTTCCTCTCCGGTCAAAGGCTTTTCCTCACCTCTGCATGTGCTCCACATGATGATCTTCTCCATCGAGAAGCCTCCTTGACCGACGGTGGGAATGCTGGTCTCGAAGACACACCCATGCAGTAAACCTGCAGCCTTCATGCGTTTAGTACCAAATATAGTCGCTATCTCAATCATTGCTTCAACGTCGTCGGCCGAATTGAAAAATGGGAAGCGCTTAGATAGAATGGTAAGTAGGATAACGCCGGCAGACCAGATATCGATGGATGTAGTCTGCTCCGTGCACTTGAAGAGAACCTCAGGGGCACGGAACCCTCTTGTTCCAGCGCGATTGGCACGTCGGGATGATCGTGTGTCAGACTTGGGATATCCTGCCTGAGGAGTCGCAGCATTCTGCGCCCAGACTGAGTTTGTTTGGCGATGCTTTCGGACTTCTCGGGACTCGTGACAAAGACAAGGCTTGGCATCAGACCCTTCCCTCTCGGCAAGACCAAAATCGACTAAGACACCGCGCTGTGTACCTGGGTCGTACAGGAAATTGGTAGGCTTGATATCGCGGTGAAGAATCTTATGATCATGAACACTTTTCAGGGCGGTGAAGAGTTCTCTCAGGTAGACAGAGATCTCTGCAATAGTCAAGTCACGAA encodes:
- a CDS encoding related to CHL1-protein of the DEAH box family produces the protein MAHSEVEKVTQDLEKLDFHHPYTPYDVQEQFMKAVYDVLETGNGQVGILESPTGTGKSLSLICASLTWLRNRKSNQFEASIQESAEAYKDEPSWLVEQLLRRKREELVTRWEEREKRLETLRLKEKAQEERARKRRRVEDLVPSRSRVEDEDAEWLLDDPDNRDAGPQDALSGLSRETREVLASIGLGGAKKPEEEDDLLEEEIKIYYTSRTHSQLSQFITELRRPSFPPSLPTSLAKGEETKTEAVKLLPLSSRQRLCINPTVSRLGSVQAINDRCSELQQPKSGQKCPFVPKEDLLSQTHQFRDSALATLPDIEDLHQLGKSLSVCPYYASRTALPGAEIITLPYPLLLQKSARDALGVKLEGSVVIIDEAHNIMDAVANVHAAEIKLSDLRRGRAMLGVYVKKFGKKLKGVNRVNVGRVGRVIDGLSEWMDSALKFKQEHGIVDPNDLTRPKGIDQINMFELIQYIQESKLAFKIESYISHVESEDTNSKTPRPSSPVLHTLVSFLIAFTNLSSEGRIFYQKIKGPTPDIQLSYLLLSPTYAFSSIASSARAVVLAGGTMSPFDDYKDHLFPSLEPEKITTLSCGHVIPPENLCVWTLASSRPGAPPFEFSFQKRGDTEMITQLGLAILNLCSLVPDGVVIFFPSYGYLDEVVAVWQKSQGNAQPIWDRLAARKALFKESRGASSDEVLQEYSDAILGEQSNGKGALLLSVVGGKMSEGINFSDRLGRCVIVIGLPYPNIASPDWKAKIEYIETTTQNNLTAQGVAKEEAISRGKQTARDFYENACMRAVNQSIGRAIRHRGDYAAIVLVDRRYGTERIRGKLPGWIRGGLVKDSHEKGLGGLMGAVGGFFRGKKSKSQNQ
- a CDS encoding probable RPL28-60S large subunit ribosomal protein L27a.e encodes the protein MPTRTSKTRKHRGHVSAGKGRVGKHRKHPGGRGLAGGQHHHRTNMDKYHPGYFGKVGMRYFHKQPNHFWKPIINLDKLWSLVPQETRDAYVSGEKKDTVPVLDLLPLGYSKVLGKGRLPEIPLVVRARWVSRLAEQKIKQAGGVVELVA
- a CDS encoding probable CDC7-protein kinase yields the protein MSAAVHQHVEEHFDIHEDLRTEDTEMMVEEERTEEAAPIDEDERVQSFQQAHQQQHIQQLQHQQQHAQHQPQQPQEEPQEEEEEEEEEEEEESEDEAVDRTVQADMEKLQNDFPGFRNRYRLIKRIGEGTFSTVYKAEDIMYDHYDNSWDYEDDSSKWTPPPKATDSPVSHRPRRKARYVAIKKIYVTSSPSRILNELELLHDLRQCPSVCPLITAFRETDQVVAILPYFRHGDFRTYFRDLTIAEISVYLRELFTALKSVHDHKILHRDIKPTNFLYDPGTQRGVLVDFGLAEREGSDAKPCLCHESREVRKHRQTNSVWAQNAATPQAGYPKSDTRSSRRANRAGTRGFRAPEVLFKCTEQTTSIDIWSAGVILLTILSKRFPFFNSADDVEAMIEIATIFGTKRMKAAGLLHGCVFETSIPTVGQGGFSMEKIIMWSTCRGEEKPLTGEEKLAINFLEWCMELDPGRRITAAEALNHDFLLLGDIEAERQENEQGMAGH